Genomic DNA from Amycolatopsis alba DSM 44262:
GAGCAGGTGATTCCGGGTCATCTTTGGGTGATGGGCCGCGGGCGCGCCTTGACGTGAATCGAAGCGCAAAGATAAACGTCAGCCGGGTTTCATCGCGTTTCAACTTGAGCCGAACACCCGGCGGCCACTTGCCGTCCTTTTGTGACCCATCATATCTCGTTTTATTCATCCGCGCTAAATGTGCGGACTTCAGAGGAGGGGATTCAATCATGAGCATGAGACGGTTTTTCGCTGTGTGCTCGACAATCGTGGCTGCGGCCGGGCTGTGCGTTGCAGGGGCCGTGCCCGCCGGCGCTGCCGGTTCGGCGCGCGTGGTCGAGGGCGAGATGCACATCGGCCGGTTCGACGCGGCGGTCGCCGAGGCGCACGGGTACGAGATCCGGACCAGCCCGGACGGCACCCAGTACTCGGTGCGCAAAGGCGCTCCGGCCGACGCTGTCCCGATGAACGAGGTCGACGGGACCTGTGGTCGTTCCTGGGTGTGGGAGGACGGGATCGGCAACGCGTCCGTAGTCCTGAGGACTGGTTTCCACGTCCGCAGGGACGTTGTCGCCCGGAGCTGGCGCGTCCAGCTGAATGACGACGGCGGGACGAGCACCCAGCAGTTCTCGGGCGGCTCCAGTGGCCCCTACTGGGAAGAGATCCGCGTCGTCCCCGGCTTGACCAGGGGAACCGGCTACGCCGTGGTCAGGAGCAACGGCTCGAACTTCGCGATCCTGACCGACGGGGCTGTCTGCTTCTCCGGCGGCCCCTCAGCCAAAACTACAATCTACTGAACCACCCAGCGGGGCATCGCCCCGTCCTGACCACGATTGCGATACCCCGCATGGACACTGACGACAACGGGGCCCCGCAGGCGCGGGGCCCCGCCCTCACCGACTACCTCACCGGCTTCCCCGCCCCGCTCGCGGTGGCCGGCACCGGCCTCGGGCTCGGCACGATCACCAGCTGGTCCAGCCACGGAGCCGACGACCTGACCACAGCGCTGGAGGTGCTCTACGCACACGGCACCCGCCTGGCCCTGGCGATCACCACCGTCCGCTCCACCCACGGCATCGACCCACGCGGCCTGCCCATCGAGACCCCCGCGATCCAGCTGATCAACTTCCTCACCCGCGCCGCCGTCCACACCACCCCCGAGGACCCCGCCGCCCGGCTCGAGCACGACCGGAACATCCAGCACACCACCGACCAGGCCCCCCGCACCACGGTGACCGTGCTCTGCGACGGGCACCCCGTCACCGGCCAGCGCGTCACCGTGCTCGAACACGCCGTCATCGAACTGCCCTGGCACGACAAACACACCGTGCTCTGCGCCGGCCCACACGACATCCTCGACACACTCACCCTGCGCACCGCCACACCCGAGGACCTCGCCCACCTCTGACACCACCGCGCTCTCCGGCGCTTCCCGCGCTGTACGGCCGGGGTGACCACCGGGTCCACTGGGTCGGCGCCCCCAGTTAGCGCTTCGAGTGGCCGCTACGCGCCCGCCGACCTTCACCACCGCTTGGTGTCCTGCGGTGTGCCGGACGCTTATCTCGCGCCAAAGTCGATCTCGACAGCGGCGCTGTCCGTCAGCTACGACGGAACAGCCGCGACAAGCTGGGTACCCCTCGCACGGGAGGTGTTGACCGATCATGCGATGGGGACCGCAGACGAACGGTTTCGAACACAACAGTTCCTTAGAGAGGCCATGCAGCGCGATGACATGAGCCACCACCTGCTCGGCGACACCGACTAGCGCGACTTCCAACCATGCGTATCGGCCTGCGCACGTAGCTGGCGGCTGACTGAACGGCCATGTCCGAGAAGCAAGCTCGACACGTAGGTGAGGGGAAGGGACGGCATTGCCGATGAAGGAAATGCCCCTGGCCAGCAACGGTGGTCAGGGGCATTCCCGCTCGCGGATTCCAGTTACAGCTGGTCGAACTCGCCGTCCTTGGCGCTATGGATGAACGCGGCCCATTCGGTGGGGTCGAACGCGAGGATCGGGCTTGCGGCACCGAGTTTGGTGTCGCGGACCCCGATCACTCCGGGAACGGACCCGACTTCGACGCAGCCGCCGTTCTCCTTGCTGTAGGAGGCTTTGTGCCAGTTGGTCGCGTCGGCGAGGGCGGCAACGGCGTCCTCGTTGTTCATGGTGCTCACAGTTCCTTTGCTAGCTGACGGAACAGCGCCGAAGTTTTCTCCGGCTTGCTGGCCTTGATCCGAAGTTCGGTCAAGGCGTTGCGGTACTTCCTGATCTGCTCCAGTTCCTCGTAGTAGTAGGGCTTGACCAGTGTCTCCGCGTACACGCAGCCGGGGTAGTCCTCAAGTTCCGGCGGCGCCGAGAGGATGGTGAAGGTCCCTTCCACACCAGTGTGCGCGCCGACCGTGGTCGGCAGCACCTGCAATTTGATACCGGGCCGGTCGGCGAGATCGGCCAGGTGGAGCAGCTGTTCGCGCAGGACGTCCTTGCCGCCGACTTCCCACTCCAGAGCGGTGGAGGCCACGACCCGCCACACCAGCGGCGGCTCACCTTCCTCGAAGATCATGCGCTGACGCGCCATCCGCAGGTCGACACGGCGGGCGACCTCGTCCTCGGACAGGTCCGGCTCGGCGCCGCGAATCGTGGCCTCCGCGTAGCGGCGGGTCTGGAAGGCACCCGCGACGACCTGGGCGTCCCAGCCTTCCAGCTGGCTGGCCGAGGACTCCATGCCCAGGAACAGCCCGAAATCCTCGGGCACGTCGTGCTGCTCGAATCCGACGAACCAGTCCTTGCCTTTACGTGCCCGCTCGCGAAGCCGCTGGAATGCCTCGGCTCGCTCCACAACGCCGTAGAGGGCGAGCAGGCTCTCGAGTTCCAGCGGCTTCGGCAGCGAGCGGCCGTTCTCGATGTGGGCGATCGCCGAGACACTGCCCCGGATCGCCTGGGCGGCGGCCTCGCGGCTGATCCCGGCAGCTTCGCGCAAGCGTCGCATCGCGACGGCGAACCACCACCTCAGCGCGGTCGGGCTGTTCGTGGCCACGCACTGCTCCTCTTCTGCCTGGTAGCGCCCTCGCAGTGATCGAATTTTCGCACGCGCGAGCACACCCGATCGGAGTATCTGTTTTGACGATCGTCAGATGTACCGTCGTCATCATGACCTACGTCACTCAGGTTGCGAACACGGTACCTGGGCGGCGCGTCCCCGTCTCGGGGTGGTGCTCCGGCGATCCCGCCGCCGTCGAGCGCCACCCCTGGGCCATCCGATCGGCAGCGGCCCCGGCGCTGACCCCCGACCCGTCCGGGGCCGCTGCCACCACCAGCGAAGGAGCACCCGCGCGATGACCGCGACCCTGACCGTGCCGAGGACGTCCCTGTCCTGCCTCGCCACCGCCCTCGTGCGGGTGACCCGCCGCGGGGACCACCGCGCGGAGCTGATCGCCGAGCTGGCGACCGCCCGGCTCACGCCCGCGTGCTTCGTGCCCGGCATCGAGCACCAGGCCGCCGCCGCGATCGTGCGCACCGGCCTGCCGACCGTGGAGCACCAGCGCCGCACGCTGCAGCGGCGCATCGACGAGCACCTGTTCCTCGACACGACCGCCCGGACGGGCGTGCGGGTCCTGGCCTGCTGGGACGACAGCGCGCACCGCGTCCGGATGCACGTCGCCGAAACCGGCGAACCCGGTCTGTGGGACCGCATCGTCGCCCTCTTCACCCGATGGGAGATGACCGGACGCCCCGTCCCAGCCACCTCCGGGCCGATCGGATCGGCCTCGTGACGCTCGCGACCGAAGTCTCAATGGCCACGTCGGCGGGCATCGCGCCCGCTCCGCCACGCGCGGCCGCTGTGGTCCGCGCGTTCACCACAGTCCCGCCCGGCGGCTACCGGCATCCCGTGCTGGAGGCCGCGGCGGCGCTGGCCGCCGAGCACCGCTTACGTGCCGGGGTCCACCGGATTGTCGGCGATCACCAGGCCGACGATCCGGTGGTGGCCGCCGCCGCGCGGACGGCGCGTTCCCGCGATGCCGCCTGCGCGGTACTGATCGACCGGATCGACCGCTGGGCCACCACCGAACTCGCCGAAGGCCGCGCGGGGGTGCTGCATACGGAGTCGCTCGGGCAGCTCATCGACCGGATGGTGACGGTCTGGATGCGCGGGCAGCTCCTGGCCGACGCCCGCCTCGATGCGAGCGACCCGGAGGTGCGGGTCGCTTCGGCGCAGCTAGGCGAGCTGGGCCGCGCCTACGACGACCTGGTCACGGATCTGCGTCTCGGGCGGCGCCGTCTTCCGAGGCTGCAGACACCGACCGGCCCCGCCGGAATGGCGTGAGCCGGTGGAGGGGGCAGCTATCCGCCCGGTGGAGGGTCTGGTCGTGGCGGCGGACAGCCCGGCCGGACGCGCCGCCGAGGCCATCAACGACCTGACCCGGCATTTGCCGGAGCCCGGCGAGCCGAACGCCTGCCCGACGTGTGCGGGCCGGTTCTGGCCGTGCGAGTACTTCGATGACGCGGCCTACCGCGTGCACACCGCCCGGCTGCGGGTCGGCGACATCGTCCCGCTGGACCTGCATCCCCGCTTGTGGTCACCGTCTGCTCCGCAAGACCCGCGGGCGTGGCCGTCCGATACCGATGAGGAGACCGATCGTGGATGAAGTCCTGAACTCCACTCTGCGGACAGCGGTCTATGGCCGCCTCAACTATCTCGACACGATCGTCGGCGAGGCCGACAAGGAGTCCAAGTCGGCGCTGGCCGACACCGTCATCACCCAGATGACCGGTGCGTGGCGGGAACTGCTGGAGGCGCACGAACCCGACGAGCGCGGCCGCTGCCGCGCCTGCTCGCCGTGGCGGCTGCTCGGTCGTGCGGACTGCACGGTGTGGCGGACCGCCCACCGCCACCTGATCACCGACGCCGCCGAACGCCCCGCCGCGACCGGCAAAGCCACGGGACGGCACCACTTCCGGCCAGCGACGCCGACCTCGTCCTGACATTCCGCAACCGCAGGCCGTTCCCGAACGGCCCCGCAGGTTCACCCCAGCGCGGCTATCAGCCGTCCAGCGGGGTGTGCAAGGAACAACTGAGTGCGGCGAAAGCCGTGTGAGCAAAAGGAAGGGAGGGCAGACATGGAAACCGTGAACGACCAACCAGAGAGCGGTCAGACGACTGACGCGCCGGTGTTGCTGGTCAGCCTCGGCGAGGCGTCGGCGGTGACCTTGGGGCAGGGCAAAGGCAGCTCGGAGGACAAGCGACGGGCCTACAACTAGGCCACCGATCCGGTGCCCAGCCCGCCCTGGGGGCTGAGCACCGGATCACCACCACGGTCAAGGAAAGGGAAGTCATGCGCTGGTTCGGAGGGTTCGCCACACCTGCGTCGCCGCCGCGCAGCCCGATCGGTAGCGCGCGACTGTGGCCCACGATGCCTGGGTGCTGGACGGTCGGGACGTGGTCGGGGAACGAGGTGCGCACCACCTGGGCCGGTACCCGGTTCGTCGCAGTCGTGGGAACCTCCGGCATCACGGCCGCCGAACTGGCCCGGCTAGGCACCGACGGGGTTCCCGATGACGTGGCCTGGTGCTGGTCGGGCAGCTACACGACCGTCGAGGTCACCCGCGCGGCCACCCGGATCTGGACCGACCTCGGCGGCACCTGGCCGATCTACACCACCTCTGCCGACGGCGGCGTCTACTGGGCCTCCAGCTCCCGAGCACTCGCCGGGCTCACCGGCGCCGGACCGGATCTGGACCGGCTCGCCGGATGGCTGCTCGCCCCGTCAGTGCCGGTGCTGCTGGCCGAACGATCCGCGTTCGAGGACGTCACTCTCGTCCCGCCGGGACACCGGTTGACCATCGACGGCGACAACAGCCGAGTCAATCGTGTGTGGTGGCCCCGACCCCGGCCAGGCTCGCCGCCCCGGCGGTTGCGTGCCGAGCTGGCGGCAGCCGTGGCCGAACGTCTGGCCACCGCAGCTATGTTGACCAGCGATCTGTCCGGCGGGTTCGACTCCACCGCTCTGGCGCTACTAGCGGCTGAGCAGGCCGGACCCGGCAGGATCGTGACCGGGGTGACCGTGCACCCGGCCGGATGTCTCTCGGGCGGGGACCTGGACTACGCGCGGCTGGCCGCGCAGCGGCCCGGCCTCGCGCACCGCCTGATGTCCCTGACCCGTAAGCACGCCCCGTACACCGCGCTGGACGAGGTCCCGGTGACCGACGAGCCCGCACCGTCCACGATCGCGCACGCCCGCTTCGCCGGACAGCTCCACTGGATCCACGACACCCTCGGCACCGACTGCCACCTCACCGGAGACGGCGGCGACAGCCTGCTGTGCACGCCGCCGATCATGCTCGCCGACCTCATCGCCACAAGCCACCACAAGCGCGCCATCACCGAAACCATGCGATGGGCGCGGTTGCGGCGGCTGCCCACCTGGCCGTTGCTGACCGCGACGATCCGGACTGCCCGCACCAGCCGCGTCGACGCCCTGACAACCCTGGCGAACGACCTGCAGACCGGAACGCCGACGACGAAGCCGGATGGGCACATCGGCTGGTACACCACGGAACCCGTGCCCCCGTGGGCGACCCAATCGGCGCGCGGTCGCGCCGCTGCCCTCGCCCACGGCGCAGCCGCGCGGCTCGCCGACCTGGCGGGAGGCACGTTCGCCGTCACCGTCGCGGCCGAGAACATGGCCGAGGTCGGCCGGTCCGCCCGCGCTGACATCCAGCTCGCCGAACAAGCCGGCGTGCTGCTGGCGAACCCGTTCACCGACTCCCGCGTCATCGACACCTACCTGTCGGTGCCGCTGGACGCCCGGCCTGGCCCGGCCGACTACAAACCCGTGCTGGCGGCCGCGCTCGCCGACCTGTTCCCCGCGAAGCTGGCCGCGCGCACCACGAAAGGCGACTTCAATCCCGACCACTACGGCGGCATGCGCGCCAACCTGCCCGCGCTGCACGCCCTCGCCGACGGACGGCTCGCCGCGCTCGGGCTCATCGACCCGGCCGCGCTGCGCCGCACGCTGACCATGACCGCCGCCGGGCTGCCGGTCGCGTTCTCCACTGTCGAACCCGCGATCGCCGCCGAGGTCTGGCTACGCGCGCTCGCCAACGCACCCCGCGTGGCGTGGACGGCCACCGGCACCCGAGCGGGCGTCGCATGAACCACCAATACCTCACCGCGGCGGCGCATGTCCGGGCCGTCGACGTCGGACCCACCACGGTGATCGTGAACTACCGCGGCGGCCAGGCCGAAACCCTGATCGGCCCCGCAGCCCGGTGGTGGGCCGAACTCGCCACCACCGGCGACACGGAGAAAACGGCCGCGCTGGACCCGGCATCGGCACAGACCCTGCGCGGGCAGCTCCTCGCCGCCGGGCTGCTCGCCCCAACGGCACGACCCCAGCCGTGGCCCGCACCGACAGCCGGACCGGCATGGAAACCAAGCTGGGGCACCCACGAACTCGCCGCCGGACGACCCGAGCCCGTCTCCGTCCCGCTCACCACGACGGTGATCGCCGGTATGGCACTGGCCATCGTGCTCGCCACGCTGGCCGCCGGTCCTCGCCGTCGGCGCCTGGCTCGGCTGACCCGGCTGCTGAACCGGGCTACCCGCCGAGCCAGGCACCCGGCCACCATCGAGCACGCGCGCCGCGCCGCTCACGCCGTTCGGCGAGCCGGGCTGCTCGCGCCGGGCCGGGTCGCCTGCCTGGAGGAATCGGCGGCCGTGCTGGTGCTGCTGGCCGCGTCGCGCCAACGGGTGACGTGGTGCCACGGCGCGGCGGCCGATCCCGTGCGGCTGCACGCGTGGGTGGAGACTGACGACCGACAGCCGGTAGCCGAACCACCGTCCACGGCGC
This window encodes:
- a CDS encoding lasso peptide biosynthesis B2 protein; protein product: MNHQYLTAAAHVRAVDVGPTTVIVNYRGGQAETLIGPAARWWAELATTGDTEKTAALDPASAQTLRGQLLAAGLLAPTARPQPWPAPTAGPAWKPSWGTHELAAGRPEPVSVPLTTTVIAGMALAIVLATLAAGPRRRRLARLTRLLNRATRRARHPATIEHARRAAHAVRRAGLLAPGRVACLEESAAVLVLLAASRQRVTWCHGAAADPVRLHAWVETDDRQPVAEPPSTARFAVLRTIPARDDGGESD
- a CDS encoding albusnodin family lasso peptide, whose protein sequence is METVNDQPESGQTTDAPVLLVSLGEASAVTLGQGKGSSEDKRRAYN
- a CDS encoding albusnodin/ikarugamycin family macrolactam cyclase; protein product: MRWFGGFATPASPPRSPIGSARLWPTMPGCWTVGTWSGNEVRTTWAGTRFVAVVGTSGITAAELARLGTDGVPDDVAWCWSGSYTTVEVTRAATRIWTDLGGTWPIYTTSADGGVYWASSSRALAGLTGAGPDLDRLAGWLLAPSVPVLLAERSAFEDVTLVPPGHRLTIDGDNSRVNRVWWPRPRPGSPPRRLRAELAAAVAERLATAAMLTSDLSGGFDSTALALLAAEQAGPGRIVTGVTVHPAGCLSGGDLDYARLAAQRPGLAHRLMSLTRKHAPYTALDEVPVTDEPAPSTIAHARFAGQLHWIHDTLGTDCHLTGDGGDSLLCTPPIMLADLIATSHHKRAITETMRWARLRRLPTWPLLTATIRTARTSRVDALTTLANDLQTGTPTTKPDGHIGWYTTEPVPPWATQSARGRAAALAHGAAARLADLAGGTFAVTVAAENMAEVGRSARADIQLAEQAGVLLANPFTDSRVIDTYLSVPLDARPGPADYKPVLAAALADLFPAKLAARTTKGDFNPDHYGGMRANLPALHALADGRLAALGLIDPAALRRTLTMTAAGLPVAFSTVEPAIAAEVWLRALANAPRVAWTATGTRAGVA
- a CDS encoding helix-turn-helix domain-containing protein produces the protein MATNSPTALRWWFAVAMRRLREAAGISREAAAQAIRGSVSAIAHIENGRSLPKPLELESLLALYGVVERAEAFQRLRERARKGKDWFVGFEQHDVPEDFGLFLGMESSASQLEGWDAQVVAGAFQTRRYAEATIRGAEPDLSEDEVARRVDLRMARQRMIFEEGEPPLVWRVVASTALEWEVGGKDVLREQLLHLADLADRPGIKLQVLPTTVGAHTGVEGTFTILSAPPELEDYPGCVYAETLVKPYYYEELEQIRKYRNALTELRIKASKPEKTSALFRQLAKEL
- a CDS encoding DUF4254 domain-containing protein, which translates into the protein MTLATEVSMATSAGIAPAPPRAAAVVRAFTTVPPGGYRHPVLEAAAALAAEHRLRAGVHRIVGDHQADDPVVAAAARTARSRDAACAVLIDRIDRWATTELAEGRAGVLHTESLGQLIDRMVTVWMRGQLLADARLDASDPEVRVASAQLGELGRAYDDLVTDLRLGRRRLPRLQTPTGPAGMA
- a CDS encoding DUF397 domain-containing protein: MNNEDAVAALADATNWHKASYSKENGGCVEVGSVPGVIGVRDTKLGAASPILAFDPTEWAAFIHSAKDGEFDQL